Proteins encoded by one window of Azoarcus sp. PA01:
- a CDS encoding AsmA family protein, which translates to MSAGRVFKGIGVAVLGLIGLIVLVALLFDPNWLRGPIMRQTTEKTGRELVINGDLDIDWGWPVTRLSAAGVTFANPEWAEEPQMFTAENISVGVSLPQLFRRVVMLPEITLDHVDVFLEQHPDGRKNWLLDREQKDEGARVGIGRLALHDGRIRYVDPAQKTRIDATLSTAGEGENSGNSSAERQRDDAARGKSEADAPAVTAAESGIRFDAKGQYKGLAMTAQGTGGPVLALRDEETPYPLDVQARFGDTAVKAEGSITSLLKLTAIDLDLDLRGASIADLYRLIGIALPKTPPYRTAGHLIRNGNMWRYENFSGAIGKSDVAGTIQVATGGERPALHGDLSFKLLDFADLGPLVGATQAPAEPEDAAADAPARDGTVLPEIPFRTGRWDTVDADVKLRADRIRRPDALPIDKLVTRLQMQDSVLTLDPLEFGIAGGTLSGTVRMNGQEKPLEASTKLRVRNLKLAKLFPPSDLAKPTLGELNGQVDLEGRGNSVAGMLGTADGKAALILSEGQISRFMVEAIGLHLWDMLQLKLTGDELVEIRCLIADFSVKDGLMETNALVLDTDIMRIIGSGTVDLGEEKLDLTLESDTKVTTPVALRSPIYIQGTFANPEPSVDTAKVAARGLGAVVLGLINPLLALLPLVETGPGIDSDCAKLIREAKSSSRE; encoded by the coding sequence ATGAGTGCGGGACGCGTATTCAAGGGCATCGGCGTGGCAGTTCTCGGCCTGATCGGGCTGATCGTGCTCGTCGCGCTGCTGTTCGACCCGAACTGGCTACGCGGCCCGATCATGCGCCAGACGACCGAGAAGACCGGCCGCGAGCTCGTGATCAATGGCGATCTGGACATCGACTGGGGCTGGCCGGTCACGCGCCTGAGCGCCGCGGGCGTGACGTTCGCGAACCCCGAGTGGGCCGAGGAACCGCAGATGTTCACCGCCGAGAACATCAGCGTCGGCGTCAGCCTGCCGCAGCTGTTCAGACGCGTCGTGATGCTGCCGGAGATCACGCTCGACCACGTCGACGTCTTTCTCGAACAACACCCGGACGGCCGGAAAAACTGGCTGCTCGACCGGGAACAGAAGGACGAAGGCGCGCGTGTCGGCATCGGCCGCCTCGCGCTGCACGACGGACGCATCCGTTACGTCGATCCCGCGCAGAAGACCCGCATCGACGCGACGCTGTCGACGGCCGGCGAGGGCGAAAACAGCGGAAACAGCAGCGCCGAACGCCAGCGGGACGACGCAGCCCGCGGGAAATCCGAAGCGGATGCACCGGCGGTCACCGCGGCCGAAAGCGGCATCCGGTTCGATGCAAAAGGGCAATACAAAGGGCTAGCGATGACTGCCCAAGGCACCGGGGGTCCAGTCCTCGCGTTGCGCGACGAGGAAACGCCGTACCCGCTCGACGTGCAGGCGCGCTTCGGCGACACAGCGGTGAAAGCCGAAGGGAGCATCACCAGTCTGCTGAAATTGACGGCGATCGACCTCGATCTGGACCTGCGCGGCGCGAGCATCGCAGACCTGTATCGGCTCATCGGCATCGCGCTGCCGAAAACACCGCCTTACCGCACTGCCGGCCACCTGATCCGCAACGGCAACATGTGGCGCTACGAGAACTTTTCGGGAGCGATCGGCAAGAGCGACGTCGCGGGCACGATCCAGGTGGCCACCGGCGGCGAACGGCCGGCGCTGCATGGCGACCTGTCGTTCAAGCTGCTCGATTTCGCCGACCTCGGCCCGCTCGTCGGGGCGACGCAAGCGCCGGCCGAGCCGGAAGACGCTGCCGCCGATGCGCCCGCTCGGGACGGCACCGTGCTGCCCGAGATTCCGTTCCGCACCGGACGGTGGGACACCGTCGATGCCGACGTCAAGCTCCGGGCCGACCGGATCCGCCGCCCCGACGCGCTGCCGATCGACAAGCTCGTGACCCGCCTGCAGATGCAGGATTCGGTGTTGACGCTCGATCCGCTCGAATTCGGCATTGCCGGAGGGACGCTCAGCGGCACCGTGCGCATGAATGGCCAGGAAAAACCGCTCGAAGCGAGCACCAAGCTTCGGGTGCGAAACCTCAAGCTCGCAAAGTTGTTCCCTCCGTCCGACCTCGCGAAACCGACGCTCGGAGAACTCAATGGCCAGGTCGATCTCGAGGGGCGGGGAAATTCCGTTGCGGGCATGCTCGGCACCGCGGACGGCAAAGCCGCGCTGATCCTGTCCGAAGGTCAGATCAGCCGTTTCATGGTCGAAGCGATCGGGCTGCACCTGTGGGACATGCTGCAGCTGAAGCTTACCGGCGATGAACTCGTCGAGATCCGCTGCCTGATCGCCGACTTCAGCGTCAAGGACGGCCTCATGGAAACGAACGCGCTCGTGCTCGACACCGACATCATGCGGATCATCGGCTCCGGCACGGTCGACCTGGGCGAGGAAAAACTCGATCTCACGCTGGAATCGGATACCAAAGTCACGACTCCTGTCGCGCTGCGCAGCCCGATTTACATCCAGGGGACGTTCGCGAATCCGGAACCCTCCGTCGACACCGCCAAGGTCGCCGCGCGCGGGCTCGGCGCCGTCGTGCTGGGCCTGATCAACCCGCTGCTCGCCCTCCTCCCGCTCGTCGAAACCGGGCCCGGCATCGACAGCGACTGCGCGAAGCTCATCCGCGAGGCGAAATCGTCGTCGCGCGAATGA
- a CDS encoding DUF3096 domain-containing protein codes for MDLHLSTGPLVSLIAGILILIVPRLLNYIVAIYLIVIGLIGLFGVR; via the coding sequence ATGGACCTGCATCTGAGCACCGGCCCGCTGGTATCGCTGATCGCCGGCATCCTGATCCTGATCGTGCCGCGACTGCTCAACTACATCGTCGCGATTTACCTGATCGTCATCGGCCTGATCGGGCTCTTCGGCGTGCGCTGA
- a CDS encoding phasin family protein, with translation MPTKHEHEAIGANVAQAFQTISTLYLTSAQRLAELNMSAMHEAMEISASAIQEMGRARNPQDVQLMVFQPLLENAQNYTRKACDILARTQQEAVNAMIPQFTGRNPFIGDWNSAFEAFNTGMRRFSSLTADNLTAASEAASQAAEGRPYGKKSA, from the coding sequence ATGCCCACGAAGCATGAGCACGAAGCGATCGGCGCGAATGTCGCCCAGGCGTTCCAGACGATTTCGACGCTTTATCTGACCAGCGCGCAGCGGCTCGCGGAATTGAACATGAGCGCGATGCACGAAGCGATGGAAATCAGTGCATCGGCGATTCAGGAAATGGGTCGTGCCAGAAATCCTCAGGACGTCCAGCTGATGGTCTTCCAGCCGTTACTCGAAAATGCCCAGAATTACACCCGCAAGGCGTGCGACATCCTTGCCCGTACCCAGCAGGAAGCCGTCAATGCGATGATTCCGCAGTTCACCGGCCGCAACCCGTTCATCGGTGACTGGAATTCCGCCTTCGAAGCTTTCAACACCGGCATGCGCCGGTTTTCGTCGCTGACCGCGGACAACCTCACCGCCGCGAGCGAAGCCGCTTCGCAAGCAGCTGAAGGGCGGCCGTACGGCAAGAAATCGGCGTAG
- a CDS encoding CsbD family protein, with the protein MNWDRIEGNWKQFKGNVKQQWGKLTDDQLDVIAGRRDELAGRIQESYGISKDEAEKQISDWEARQKDI; encoded by the coding sequence ATGAACTGGGATCGGATCGAAGGCAACTGGAAGCAGTTCAAAGGCAACGTCAAGCAGCAGTGGGGCAAGCTCACCGACGATCAGCTCGATGTCATTGCGGGCCGCCGTGACGAGCTGGCCGGTCGCATCCAGGAGTCCTATGGAATATCGAAGGACGAGGCGGAAAAGCAGATCTCGGACTGGGAAGCCCGACAAAAGGATATCTGA
- a CDS encoding class I SAM-dependent methyltransferase produces MAVVSGDTSIVWNEDGEVRSARWRSESAAPVPKRVVVADDRLSADAAYRLACEGTAILWRGDFQNARQLLQAMARRTERRGGRSGKPGKAAAGSNVAATDAFHLYRQAQAQRARTLGMLLLPFEADYTLPLRRAPDVRQACAQAYGPPTEPFVASLRELLGLIGAHEWRKKGVSIAALGERIHPHYGVFSPLRGEYVGLVMEAPLPVGAAELAFDIGTGSGVLAAVLARRGVRRVVATDQDPRALTCAAENLSRLGLAAQVEVVRADLFPEGRAPLVVCNPPWVPARPSSPVEYAVYDPDSRMLRSFLAGLVGHLAPGGEGWLILSDFAEHLGLRSRAELLALIDDAGLKVVGRLDARPEHPRAADASDALHRARAAEVTSLWRLAAR; encoded by the coding sequence ATGGCCGTCGTGAGCGGCGATACCTCGATCGTGTGGAACGAGGATGGGGAGGTGCGTTCGGCGCGCTGGCGCTCGGAGAGCGCTGCGCCGGTGCCCAAACGCGTCGTCGTCGCCGACGACCGCCTGAGCGCCGACGCCGCGTACCGGCTGGCGTGCGAGGGGACTGCGATCCTGTGGCGCGGGGACTTCCAGAATGCGCGCCAGCTGCTGCAGGCGATGGCGCGCCGCACCGAGCGCCGTGGCGGACGATCGGGCAAGCCGGGCAAGGCCGCTGCCGGGAGCAACGTCGCCGCGACCGACGCGTTCCATCTGTACCGGCAGGCCCAGGCGCAGCGGGCGCGCACGCTCGGCATGCTGCTGCTGCCGTTCGAGGCCGACTACACTCTTCCGCTGCGCCGTGCCCCCGACGTCCGGCAGGCGTGCGCGCAAGCCTACGGGCCGCCGACCGAGCCTTTCGTCGCGTCGCTGCGCGAGCTGCTCGGCCTGATCGGCGCGCACGAATGGCGCAAGAAAGGAGTGTCGATCGCGGCGCTCGGTGAGCGCATCCACCCGCATTACGGCGTGTTTTCGCCGCTGCGCGGAGAATACGTCGGGCTGGTCATGGAGGCGCCGCTGCCGGTGGGGGCCGCAGAACTCGCGTTCGATATCGGCACCGGCAGTGGCGTGCTCGCGGCGGTGCTCGCGCGCCGCGGCGTTCGCCGCGTCGTCGCGACCGATCAGGATCCGCGGGCGCTGACGTGCGCGGCTGAAAACCTCTCCCGGCTCGGCCTCGCCGCGCAGGTCGAAGTCGTCCGCGCCGATCTCTTTCCCGAAGGTCGCGCGCCGCTCGTCGTCTGCAACCCGCCGTGGGTGCCGGCGCGGCCGAGCTCGCCGGTCGAGTACGCGGTCTACGACCCGGACAGCCGCATGCTGCGCAGTTTCCTCGCCGGGCTGGTCGGGCATCTTGCCCCGGGCGGGGAGGGCTGGCTGATCCTGTCCGATTTTGCCGAGCATCTCGGACTGCGCTCGCGCGCCGAACTGCTCGCGCTGATCGACGACGCGGGCCTGAAAGTCGTCGGGCGTCTCGACGCCCGCCCCGAGCATCCCCGCGCCGCTGATGCGTCCGATGCGCTGCATCGGGCACGCGCAGCGGAAGTGACGTCGCTGTGGCGACTCGCGGCGCGTTGA
- a CDS encoding YceI family protein → MNEFVRLAVATTFAAAVAAPALAAPETFSIDNSHTFPRFEYSHFGYSTQQSRFNKTSGTIVLDRAAKTGSVDVTIDATSVDTGSQLFDAHIQDEKFFHTEKYPTITFKSTGVKFDGDKLASVDGDLTIKGVTKPVTLEISSFHCMPHPMLKKLGCGANATTMIKRSEFGAGANAPYVSDEVKLVIAVEAVQN, encoded by the coding sequence ATGAACGAATTCGTCCGTCTCGCCGTCGCCACCACGTTCGCCGCCGCTGTCGCCGCTCCCGCGCTGGCCGCTCCCGAAACCTTCAGCATCGATAATTCCCACACTTTCCCGCGCTTCGAGTACAGCCACTTCGGCTACTCGACGCAGCAGAGCCGCTTCAACAAGACTTCCGGCACGATCGTGCTGGACCGGGCCGCGAAGACCGGTTCGGTCGACGTCACGATCGACGCGACGTCGGTCGACACCGGTTCCCAGCTTTTCGACGCCCATATCCAGGACGAGAAGTTCTTTCACACCGAGAAATACCCGACGATCACGTTCAAGTCGACGGGCGTAAAATTCGACGGCGACAAGCTCGCGTCGGTCGATGGCGACCTGACGATCAAGGGCGTGACGAAGCCGGTGACGCTCGAGATCAGTTCGTTCCACTGCATGCCGCATCCGATGCTGAAGAAACTCGGTTGCGGCGCGAACGCGACGACGATGATCAAGCGCTCGGAATTCGGCGCCGGTGCGAACGCGCCGTATGTCAGCGATGAAGTGAAGCTCGTGATTGCGGTCGAAGCGGTGCAGAACTAG
- a CDS encoding YceI family protein encodes MNTSLSLNAALLAVALPLATGAALAAGPEQVFNQVQADKSRVDFVFKQMNVPIEGHFGKIRTDLVFDAAAPAKSSVRLELDLSSIDAGSSEANAEVLGKPWFNVKDNPTATFVSTAVKPLGGNRFEVVGNLSLKGRTQPLTAPVTVTREGDTATFDGGFTLKRLEFAIGDGMWADTSVVANDVDVRFHAVARSAAAK; translated from the coding sequence ATGAACACATCGCTGTCATTGAACGCCGCACTGCTCGCTGTCGCGCTGCCGCTCGCCACGGGCGCAGCCCTCGCGGCCGGGCCGGAACAGGTGTTCAACCAGGTCCAGGCGGACAAGAGCCGGGTCGATTTCGTCTTCAAGCAGATGAACGTGCCGATCGAAGGGCATTTCGGCAAGATCAGGACGGATCTCGTGTTCGACGCCGCGGCGCCGGCAAAATCGAGCGTCCGGCTCGAACTCGACCTCTCGAGCATCGATGCCGGTTCGTCCGAAGCCAACGCCGAAGTGCTCGGCAAGCCGTGGTTCAACGTCAAGGACAACCCGACTGCGACTTTCGTGTCCACCGCGGTCAAGCCGCTCGGTGGCAACCGCTTCGAGGTCGTCGGCAATCTCAGCCTTAAAGGCAGGACGCAGCCGCTGACCGCACCCGTCACCGTCACGCGCGAAGGCGATACGGCGACGTTCGACGGGGGTTTCACGCTCAAGCGGCTCGAATTCGCAATCGGCGACGGCATGTGGGCCGACACGTCGGTCGTCGCCAATGACGTCGATGTCCGTTTCCATGCCGTCGCCCGCAGTGCCGCAGCGAAGTAA
- a CDS encoding cytochrome b, translating into MPSRPHYTIPARTAHWLMAALMLAAFPLGVYMHDLPLSPSKLQLVSYHKWLGVAVLLLILPRLVVRLAHRPPAPLPAPTWQQKTAAATHLLLYALMIAVPLTGWLMSSAKGFPVVFLGVLPLPDLVGKNQELGELFMAAHEILNYTLLVLVGLHVAAALKHHFIDRDRTLSRMLPVLERVR; encoded by the coding sequence ATGCCTTCCCGGCCCCACTACACGATACCCGCGCGCACCGCGCACTGGCTGATGGCCGCGCTGATGCTCGCGGCGTTTCCGCTCGGCGTCTATATGCACGACTTGCCGCTGTCGCCATCGAAGCTGCAGCTCGTCTCGTACCACAAGTGGCTCGGCGTCGCAGTGCTGCTGCTGATCCTGCCGCGCCTCGTCGTGCGCCTCGCACACCGCCCGCCCGCGCCGTTGCCAGCGCCGACGTGGCAGCAGAAAACCGCCGCCGCGACGCACCTGCTGCTGTATGCGCTGATGATCGCGGTGCCGCTGACGGGGTGGCTGATGAGTTCCGCGAAAGGCTTTCCGGTCGTCTTCCTCGGCGTGCTGCCGTTGCCGGACCTCGTCGGCAAGAATCAGGAGCTTGGCGAGCTGTTCATGGCCGCCCACGAAATCCTCAACTACACGCTGCTGGTGCTGGTCGGGCTGCACGTCGCCGCTGCGCTCAAGCACCATTTCATCGACCGGGACAGGACCCTGTCCCGCATGCTGCCGGTACTCGAACGGGTCCGCTAA
- a CDS encoding NAD(P)H-binding protein, with product MILVTGASGQLGRRIVQWLSVRLPEGGAGQLAVSVRDPARVTDFAARGIDVRRGNFDRGETLSAAFAGVECLVLVSTDGPADACIGRHRNAIQAATAAGVRRVCYTSFLDADATSPSAFARIHAAAEADLAASGLACTVLRNGLYADFMPIEFAAALRTGVLRLPAADGKVSHLSRNELAEAIAAAAIAPRLEKQTYELTGQTAHDYRDLAARVAAAVGKTLRYEAVPARAAAESAHPGDMPAGTVRALAPLYASIAGNRLARTTNDFAALVGHPPKSVDCLVAEFFRAPRA from the coding sequence GTGATTCTGGTGACAGGGGCGAGCGGGCAGTTGGGGCGGCGTATCGTCCAGTGGCTCTCGGTGCGGCTTCCCGAAGGGGGTGCCGGACAGCTCGCCGTCAGCGTTCGGGACCCGGCACGCGTCACCGACTTTGCGGCGCGCGGCATCGACGTGCGGCGCGGCAACTTCGACCGCGGTGAAACCCTGTCCGCAGCGTTCGCCGGCGTCGAGTGCCTGGTGCTGGTGTCGACCGACGGGCCGGCAGACGCCTGCATCGGCCGCCACCGCAACGCGATCCAGGCAGCCACGGCTGCGGGTGTGCGGCGCGTTTGCTACACGAGCTTTCTCGACGCCGATGCGACGTCGCCATCCGCTTTCGCCCGGATCCATGCGGCGGCCGAAGCCGACCTCGCCGCGTCCGGCCTCGCCTGCACCGTGCTGCGCAATGGCCTTTATGCCGATTTCATGCCGATCGAATTCGCCGCCGCGCTGCGTACCGGAGTGCTGCGGCTGCCGGCAGCGGACGGCAAAGTGAGTCACCTGTCACGCAACGAACTGGCCGAGGCGATTGCCGCTGCGGCCATCGCGCCGCGGCTGGAGAAACAAACGTATGAGCTGACCGGGCAGACCGCCCATGATTACCGCGATCTCGCTGCCCGGGTCGCTGCCGCAGTCGGCAAGACGCTGCGCTACGAAGCGGTGCCTGCGCGGGCCGCTGCCGAGTCGGCCCACCCGGGGGACATGCCCGCAGGGACGGTCCGCGCGCTCGCGCCGCTGTACGCGTCGATCGCCGGGAACCGCCTCGCCCGCACGACGAACGATTTCGCGGCGCTCGTCGGCCACCCGCCGAAATCGGTCGATTGCCTCGTCGCCGAATTCTTCCGCGCGCCCCGCGCGTAG
- a CDS encoding LysR family transcriptional regulator encodes MDRLQAMDVFVRVAEAGSFTAVADHLNVARSAITRQIAGLEAHLGTKLLARSTRRLSLTSSGAAYLEKCREILAMVEAAEGDLAGEKRAPRGPIRISVPMSFGIRHLVPLISDFITTYPEVTVDLEFTDQRVNLIEGGLDFTVRISQHIDPTLVIRRLSTSELTVVAAPAYLDRHGRPQHPDDLLGHHCLSYTLAPSSGWSFRIDGEHRTVPVKGRLQMNNGDALLEAAIRGLGITNQPTFLSAQAVQAGLLEQVLADYSATELQIYAVFPGSRYVPHRVRVLVDYLAERFGPTPYWTRAVPRVSA; translated from the coding sequence ATGGACCGTCTGCAGGCAATGGATGTCTTCGTTCGGGTCGCCGAAGCCGGCAGCTTCACGGCGGTCGCGGATCACCTCAACGTCGCGCGCTCGGCAATCACGCGGCAGATCGCGGGGCTCGAAGCGCACCTCGGCACGAAGCTCCTTGCCCGCAGCACGCGACGCCTGAGCCTCACGTCGTCCGGCGCCGCGTACCTGGAAAAATGCCGCGAGATCCTCGCGATGGTCGAAGCTGCCGAAGGCGATCTCGCCGGCGAGAAGCGCGCCCCGCGCGGGCCGATCCGCATCAGCGTGCCGATGAGCTTCGGCATCCGCCACCTCGTGCCGCTGATTTCCGACTTCATCACCACTTACCCGGAAGTCACCGTCGACCTCGAATTCACCGACCAGCGCGTCAACCTGATCGAAGGGGGGCTGGACTTCACGGTGCGCATCTCGCAGCACATCGACCCGACGCTCGTCATCCGCCGCCTGAGCACCAGCGAACTAACCGTCGTCGCCGCCCCTGCATACCTCGACCGCCACGGCCGCCCGCAGCACCCGGACGATTTGCTCGGGCACCACTGCCTGAGCTACACGCTCGCGCCGTCGTCCGGCTGGAGTTTCCGCATCGACGGCGAACACCGCACGGTTCCGGTCAAGGGGCGCCTGCAGATGAACAACGGCGACGCGCTGCTCGAAGCGGCGATCCGCGGCCTCGGCATCACGAACCAGCCGACTTTCCTCAGCGCGCAGGCGGTGCAGGCGGGCCTGCTCGAGCAAGTGCTGGCGGACTATTCCGCCACCGAGCTGCAGATCTACGCGGTGTTCCCCGGCAGCCGCTACGTGCCGCACCGCGTGCGCGTGCTCGTCGATTACCTCGCGGAACGGTTCGGCCCGACGCCGTACTGGACTCGCGCCGTGCCGCGCGTCAGCGCCTGA
- a CDS encoding phosphate ABC transporter ATP-binding protein — translation MFPLRIRDLRFQPNGRAVLDGVDLELAGEGITLLLGPNGAGKSVLLRTLCGLIEPSGGTIDWGGTVLPKFGVTMVFQHPMMLRASVLENVALALKPHGIGRAERHRRAATVLARVGLGGREADSARYLSGGEKQRLALARAWVTAPRLLLLDEPTASLDPSATGEVERIVREIRTDGTRILMATHNLGQATRLGDDVIFMSAGRVREHAPVQRFFAKPASEEARLFIQGELPWRMNF, via the coding sequence ATGTTCCCGCTGCGGATCCGTGACCTGCGTTTCCAGCCGAACGGCCGGGCGGTGCTCGACGGCGTCGATCTCGAACTTGCAGGCGAAGGCATCACGCTGCTGCTCGGGCCGAACGGCGCCGGAAAAAGCGTGCTGCTGCGCACGCTGTGCGGCCTGATCGAGCCGAGCGGCGGGACGATCGACTGGGGCGGGACGGTGCTGCCGAAGTTCGGCGTGACGATGGTCTTCCAGCACCCGATGATGCTGCGCGCATCGGTGCTGGAAAACGTCGCGCTCGCGCTGAAGCCGCATGGCATCGGCCGCGCCGAACGCCATCGCCGCGCCGCAACAGTGCTCGCGCGCGTCGGGCTCGGCGGGCGCGAAGCCGACAGCGCGCGTTATCTGTCGGGCGGCGAGAAGCAGCGCCTCGCGCTCGCCCGCGCGTGGGTCACGGCGCCGCGCCTGCTGCTGCTCGACGAACCGACCGCGAGCCTCGACCCGTCGGCGACGGGCGAAGTCGAGCGCATCGTGCGTGAGATCCGCACCGACGGCACGCGCATCCTGATGGCGACGCACAATCTCGGCCAGGCGACGCGCCTCGGCGACGATGTCATTTTCATGAGCGCCGGGCGGGTGCGCGAGCACGCGCCGGTGCAGCGGTTCTTTGCGAAGCCGGCGTCCGAGGAGGCGCGCCTGTTCATCCAGGGCGAATTGCCGTGGCGGATGAATTTCTGA
- a CDS encoding ABC transporter permease, which translates to MSLFAATFSEAFSLLATFDDRVAEIVVLSLRVSGGAVLIGMLFGLPLGACLAIGNFPGKHTLSVLMNGLMGAPSVVVGVIVYLLLSRSGPLGDYGLLYTPAAMVFAQSLLVIPLMAAITRQVIEDAWQRCAEELRVMRFSWWQSVTTLLYDCRHSLVVAVLAGLGRGMSEVGAVMIVGGNIDGATRVMTTTIALETSKGDLPLAIALGIVLVVVILALNAFAFAMRGWAMRRYG; encoded by the coding sequence ATGTCCCTGTTCGCCGCGACCTTCTCCGAAGCATTTTCACTGCTCGCCACGTTCGACGACCGCGTCGCGGAGATCGTCGTGCTGTCGCTGCGCGTCAGTGGCGGTGCGGTGCTGATCGGCATGCTGTTCGGGTTGCCGCTGGGGGCGTGCCTCGCGATCGGCAATTTCCCCGGCAAGCACACGCTGTCGGTGCTGATGAACGGGCTGATGGGAGCGCCGTCGGTCGTCGTCGGCGTCATCGTCTATCTGCTGCTGTCGCGCTCGGGCCCGCTCGGCGATTACGGCCTGCTGTACACGCCGGCCGCGATGGTGTTCGCGCAAAGCCTGCTGGTCATTCCGCTGATGGCGGCGATCACCCGCCAGGTCATCGAGGACGCCTGGCAGCGCTGCGCCGAGGAACTGCGCGTGATGCGGTTCTCGTGGTGGCAGAGCGTCACGACGCTGCTGTACGACTGCCGCCATTCGCTGGTCGTCGCGGTGCTCGCGGGACTGGGGCGGGGGATGAGCGAAGTGGGCGCAGTGATGATCGTCGGCGGCAACATCGACGGCGCGACGCGCGTGATGACGACGACGATCGCGCTCGAGACGAGCAAAGGCGACCTGCCGCTCGCGATCGCGCTCGGCATTGTGCTCGTCGTCGTGATCCTGGCGCTCAACGCGTTCGCGTTCGCGATGCGCGGCTGGGCGATGCGGCGGTACGGATGA
- a CDS encoding DUF502 domain-containing protein, whose protein sequence is MTAEDPIFPHPGRASRHFGRRVLIGFFTVAPLWVTWLVFDFLLGILAAMGTPLLRASARLVEPISDTLAAWLLDSDFQKLVAVLLTLASLYAIGVMASLVIGRKLLDAAEAMVARLPLVQTIYGGTKRFLQTLQKPPVKGQRVVLISFPTPEMKTIGFVTKVMRDTTSGAELAAVYVPTAPNPTSGYIEIVPLVDVVQTDWTMEEAMTFVMTGGTTAPDRIRFKNPPPAGS, encoded by the coding sequence ATGACCGCGGAGGACCCGATTTTTCCGCATCCCGGACGCGCCAGCCGTCATTTCGGCCGGCGCGTGCTGATCGGATTCTTCACCGTCGCGCCGCTGTGGGTGACCTGGCTCGTGTTCGACTTCCTGCTCGGCATCCTCGCCGCGATGGGAACGCCGCTGCTGCGCGCGTCCGCACGGCTCGTCGAGCCGATTTCGGACACCCTTGCCGCATGGCTGCTCGACTCCGACTTCCAGAAGCTCGTCGCAGTGCTGCTGACGCTCGCGAGCCTCTATGCGATCGGCGTCATGGCCTCGCTCGTGATCGGACGCAAGCTACTTGACGCCGCCGAAGCGATGGTCGCGCGCCTGCCGCTCGTGCAAACGATCTACGGCGGCACGAAGCGTTTCCTGCAAACGCTGCAGAAGCCGCCGGTCAAGGGTCAGCGCGTCGTTCTGATCAGCTTTCCGACACCGGAGATGAAGACGATAGGCTTCGTGACGAAGGTGATGCGGGACACGACGAGCGGCGCGGAGCTCGCGGCAGTCTACGTGCCGACGGCCCCGAATCCGACTTCGGGCTATATTGAAATCGTCCCCCTCGTCGACGTCGTGCAGACGGACTGGACGATGGAAGAAGCGATGACTTTCGTCATGACCGGCGGCACGACCGCTCCCGACCGGATCCGATTCAAGAATCCACCTCCGGCAGGCAGCTAA